Proteins co-encoded in one Ziziphus jujuba cultivar Dongzao chromosome 9, ASM3175591v1 genomic window:
- the LOC107434288 gene encoding ankyrin repeat-containing protein ITN1 encodes MQWEIKWFEFVKASIPAGITFRRNQAGETPEEVFSKTHEDLMKEGRDWLIKTSESCSVVAALIAGVAFATSAAIPGGTLDTSGKPIFETQPAFQVFSISSLLALCFSVTALVMFLAIITSRFQEKDFDTNLPVKLLLGFSSLFVSIAAMLVCFCTGHFFMIGDKLKYAAYPVYALACFPVSIFAAAQFPLYIDLLRTTFKNPFEHLSRYKV; translated from the exons ATGCAGTGGGAAATCAAATGGTTCgag TTTGTTAAAGCTTCTATACCAGCTGGCATTACTTTTCGCCGCAACCAAGCCGGTGAGACACCAGAAGAAGTTTTCTCAAAAACCCACGAGGATCTCATGAAAGAAGGCAGAGATTGGCTCATCAAAACCTCTGAATCTTGCTCTGTGGTGGCTGCATTAATTGCTGGCGTGGCTTTTGCCACCTCCGCTGCCATCCCCGGAGGTACTCTGGACACAAGTGGCAAACCCATCTTCGAAACACAACCGGCATTCCAGGTCTTTTCCATCTCATCGCTCCTCGCGCTCTGTTTCTCAGTCACTGCCTTGGTTATGTTCTTGGCCATCATCACGTCCCGATTCCAGGAAAAAGATTTCGATACGAACCTTCCTGTGAAGCTTTTACTGGGCTTCTCATCCCTTTTTGTTTCCATTGCGGCCATGTTGGTGTGTTTTTGCACAGGTCATTTTTTCATGATCGGAGATAAACTCAAATATGCTGCGTATCCGGTCTACGCTTTGGCATGCTTTCCGGTTTCTATTTTTGCTGCGGCTCAGTTTCCACTCTACATCGATCTTTTACGGACTACTTTCAAGAATCCCTTTGAACATTTGAGTCGATACAAAGTATGA